Within the Pseudobythopirellula maris genome, the region GGGCCGCTCGACGAGCAGGTCCCAGTGCGGCCCCTCGCGGTAGCCGGGCGGGCAGTCGTGATCGAGCAGGGCGTAGCGCACGGAAGAGTTGAGAGGTCGGAGTTGAGAGGTCGGAGGCGAGAGTTGAGGGGTCGGAGGTCAGAGGCCTCTCCACTCTCCCGCGTTACCGCGACAAGATCGAGATCGTCTCCGACACGCTCACTCCCGCCGGCGACTCGTTCGAACGCGCCTCGATGATCACCTGGGCGTTGCCTTGCGCAACCGGGTCGAACGGCACGATCACGCGGACGGTCTCGCCCGCACGCAATTCGGTGATCGGCTGGAACTCGAGCGTGTTGCCTACGGTTCGGAACGGCAACTGGGTCTGCTGCGCGGTGAGCTGAGGACGAATTTGCTGAGGAAACACGAGGCGAAACTCGACGTTCGTCATCGGCGTCGCGCTGTGGTTCGTCACCGCCACGTTCAGCGAGCCGCGCGAGCTGACCTGCGTGGGGTTCGTCGGGCTGTACAAGACCGCGCCCAGGCCGGTCGGCGGTGCGGTGGGTCCGGGCGCCGGGGGCGCCGGGTCGATCGACGTACGGGGCAAGATCTCCACGGTCGACGCCTCGGCGTACTCGGGGCTGTTCGCCGCGCGGACGTAGACCTTCACGCCCGAACTGTCGCTGGGCGCGATGCAACGGCAACGCAGGCCGAAAGGCTTCGACTGGTTCGGCTCAAGCCGCGGGATCACCCAGCGGAAGCCGCCGCCGGTGCGGGTGTAGCCCACTTCGGCCTCGAGCGGCTCAAGCGTCGGGTCGAGTTGCATCTCGACTTCCACGTTCACGGCGGCGACCTGACTGTTGTTCACGACGCGGGCGCGAAAGTTGTATTCCTGACCCACGTCGCGTTGCAGCTCGCCGTCGACCGGGATCGTCAGCTCGGCTTGCGGCGGGGCCGCGGGAGGCTCGACCTGGATGCACGCTCTCGCGAAGCCATCCTCGGCGCCGACCGCCTCGACGGTGACCGCGTGGCATTGCTGGCCGACGGCCGTGACTCCGAACTCGAGCGTCACCTGATCCGACTCGCCGGCGCCGATGTCCGGCATGCCGAGGTACTTGATCTCTTTACGCCCCGTGGGGTCTTGGTCGTGTTGCAGGCCGCGGTCGAAACGGTCGTACAGCACGATGTCGCGCGCCGGGGCGTCGCCGTTGTTCACCACCGTGACAACGAAAGCCACCTTCTCGTTCACCCGCACGGGTGCGAGCGACTTGCGTTCGATCCGCACGTCGAGCTCGGGCCGGCCGGCGGCGGGCGGCGTGGGGGGCTCGAACGGATCCGGCGGACGCGTGCCGCCCCCCGGCGGGTTGGTCGTCGGAGGCTGCGTTGGCGGCAGCGACGGCGGGAACGTGGCCGGCGGCGCCGTGGCGCCGGGCGATCCGGTGGGGCTCCAGGTGATCGTGGCTTGCCCCTGCCCCACCTCGAGCCGCGGGCTCGCCATCTCTCCGCTGCGCGCGGGGCGTACGACCGTGATGGTCACTTGCGAAGAGCCTGCGCCGTCGTCGGTGGGGGTCACTTCGACACTCGCTCGCCCCTGCGAGTCGGTCCGCACCTCCGAGGTTTGTCCGGCGTCGTAGCCGAGCGCCGCACGCGAGCCGTCGGTCACCTCGTAACGGACCAAGTAGCCCTCGACCGGCGCGCCGTCGCTCTGGCGTGTGATGACCGTGGTGAGGGTGTGCGGTTGCCCCAGTTGCACATTGGCCGACGGGGGCATTTGCCACTGGGCGTCGATCCAGTAAATGACGGCCGTGTCGCGACGCGTCTCCCAATCGGCGCTTTCGGGCGCGTAAGCCGTGACGAAGCTCGTTCCCTCGCTCGCGCTGGAAACCGTGATCCAGGCGTCGCCGGGGCGCACTTGCACGTCGTCGGTCGTGTCGGCCGTGCCGCGATTGATGCAGGTGTGGAACGGCGACGTGTAGCCCACGGCGAAGAAGTTGTCGACCTTGTCGGGACGCTGCCACGGCAGCCGCATGAAGTCCATCTCGCCGCGCTCGCCGATCGTCACGAGTTGGCCCACGCCCTCGCGTCCGAGCATCCACTCGATGCGGCGGTTGGTGTAGAGATACTGATCCTTGCCGCAAACGCCCGCCTTGAGGATCACCTCGCTGCCGACTGGAGCGAGCACCCGCTGGGGGGTCATCACTAGCCGCTCGCGCACCGGGCGGGCGGCCGTCACCGGCATGCCTGGCGGCGAGACGGTGGGGGAATCGCCGTGCAACCAATCGCAGCCGCTGTGGATCTCGTCGTTGAGCCAGTTGGCCACGGGGCAATTGTCGATGCAGCCCAGCCCGGTGTTGAGCCCCGAGGGTGAGGCGGCCAGAGGCGTCGGCGCGCTGAGCACCGGGGCGGCGTCAACGTTGCCCAGGAGCGGCAGGTTGGGGTTCACCTGCGGCGCGGCCGGCGCCGAGGCCTGCTGGGGCAGGAAAATCCGCTCGCCCGAGGGATCGATCCGCGGCAGTCGCCACTGCGCGCACCCACCTACGGCCAACAGCAAGGCTGCGGCGATCACGCGTCGGAGTGTGGCGTGGCGGGCGAACACGGCGGGTCTGGGGGCCTCCTGGCCGGGGGAATCCTGTTTTCTGGGACACGCCGCCCGGGCCCCCACGGGGGGCCGCCAAAGGGACGCGGCGCAGCGCGACGCGCGGACCGGGCGGAATAGTCCGCGAAAACGTACCCCGCTAGGCCGTGCGTGTTGGGAAAAGGCAACGTCCTGCGGTGACTTTTCGCCACACCGAGGCGCGGTCGCACGGGCTGTAGCGGTAGGCCGGTCGGCAAGGGGCTCCTGGGGATCACAATCGCCGCAAGTGCCGCCGCTTTCTTGATTTGCCAAATACCCCAGATTACTATCAGGGCTTAGGGACAGGCCCCCGTTTCGCCCTTACGGCCCCTCTTGGCCCTCGGCGTGTCGGATCGCCCGACCACCAATTCATCAGCTGTCGGAAACAGAGACTCTCAACCGTCGTCAGAGGCCCCCATGGGATCGTTTCGCATGACCAACCTGTTCCGCGTCGTCGCTTGCACGGCGGCCCTTGCCCTGGTTAGCGCCTCGGCCGACCTAGCCCTTGCCCAATTCGGTGGTGGCGGCGGCCAAGGCGGCGGTGGCGGCGGCGGCTTGGGAGGCGGCGGTGGCGGCGCCGGCGGCGGAATCACCGGCTCGGGCGTCGTGGTCGACGCCGACGGAGTGGTCCACCGCACGACCGTCAGCGACACCGATGGCTCGCTCGCCCGTCGACGCGCCGCCGAGGCGATGTCGCGGCTCGAGGGCGACCTCGCCAAGCCGAGCAAGCTCCGCAAGGTTTCGCTGCCGCGCCTCGAGCGCGCCCTCAAGGAACGGCTCGCCGCCGGCCAGCAGCCGGACGACACCATGGAGTCGCTCGCCGGCCTGACGCGCATCGATTACGTGCTCTGCTACCCGCCCACTTCGCAAGCCGATGCGGGCGACATCGTCCTCGCCGGCCCCGCCGAGCCTTGGGGCGAAGCGCCCAACGGCAAGAAGCTGGGCGTCGAGACCGGCGCTCCGGTCATCGAGCTGCAAGACCTGGCGACCGCGCTGCGTGCGTTCCCCGCCGGCTCGAGTGACGCGCCGCTGATCTACTGCTCGATCGACCCGACGGCCGAAGGCTTGTCGCGGATGCAACAGTTCCTCGCCGAGTACGGTCGCAGCGCGACCCCCGGCGACACCCAGTTCATTGTCGAGCAGCTCCGCGAGCGGCTCGGCCTGCAGATCGTCACCGTCGGCGGCGTGCCCGCCGAGACGCATTTCGCCCAAGTGCTGGTCGAGGCCGACTACCGGATGAAGCTCATTGGCATCGGCCTCGAAAAGCCGCCGGTGCGTCTGAAGAGCTACGTCGCCCGGGCGAACCCGGCCGCCGTGAGCCAAAACGCCTTGCAGCGTTGGTTCTTTGTGCCGGATTACGAGCGTCTTCGCGTCTCGCAAGACGGGCTGGCGATGGAGATCGTCGGCGACGGCGTGAAGCTGGTGGGCGAGGACGAGGTCGTCACCCGCGACGGCGCCCGTCGCGGCGCCGGTCACTCGAACCGTGCGAGTGTGCAATTCACCAAGACGTTCACCAAGCAGTACAACAACCTCGCCGAGCGGGCGCCGGTTTACGCCCAACTCCGGAACTGCATCGACCTGGCCGTGGCCGCCGCGTTCATGCAGAAGCACGATTTCTACAACAAGGCCGACTGGCAGGTCTCGGCTCTGAACGACGAGTCGGCCTACTCGGTTGAGAAGTACAACGCCCCTCAGCAGGTCGCCACCGCGGTCAACAGCATCTGGAAGGGCCACACGCTGATGACGCCGATCGGCGGCGGCGTGGTGATCAAGCCGGCCGACGCCCTGGAGCAGGTCAATCTCCGCATCGACGAAGAGGGCGCCACGGCCGACGCCCACGCGGCGGTCGTGCCGTCGTCGGTGGAAGCCGACAAGTGGTGGTGGGACTGACCCCACGCCAAGCCAGCTGAAGAATCGAAACTCTCAGGAGCCCCGACCACCGCATGGTCGGGGCTCTTTTTTTATGCCGCACGGTTCCTGCAGCTGCGTTCACGCCACCATGCGGCCGAGCGACAGCCCCACCCACACCGCCGCGCAGCCGAGCAGCAAGTTCGCCGCCACATTGGCCAAAGCCATCAGCGGCTGGTTCTGCTCCAAAAGGCGGACGGTCTCGTAGCCAAACGTGGAGAACGTTGTCAGCGCCCCTAGCAGACCGACCGTCAGCCCGGCGTGGGCAGCCGTCGGCAACCGTGCGGCGGCCACGAGTCCGGCGTGCATCAGCATGCCAATCACCAGGCAGCCGATCGCGTTGACCGCCAGAGTGCCGTAGGGAAAACGGTCGCCAAAGGCTCGCAAACAGGCGAGCCCAACGCCGTACCGGCCGAGGGCGCCGAAGGCGCCGCCTAAGGCGATGGCGGCAATTCTTGCATACATGTCCATAACCCCTGTATCGCCCTTCCTAGCCAACCGCTTGAGCCTGCCGGATTTGACGATCGAGCTTCAAGATGAGGGGGACTATCGTTTTCACGGGCAATTAAAGCCCCTCCCTGCGGTTTGCACGATGCTGGCGCCGATTTCAGTGCAAAGCTAATCAACACGCCCCAAACTACCGAAACTACCCTTGTGACGTATTCCGGCAGCTCCCACAGAGCGGCACGGTTTCGCTCATCCGGCAATTCGGTCGCCGGTCCTATTGAATTGGCAATGACGCGGGGCAACGGACGCCCCCAACGGCCCCAGGGTCGCACGCTGCAGGAGGCGGTAGAGGCATGGACGCAAAGAAGATCGAACTCGCCCCCGTGGCGCTCTACTCGCTCGCTGGCATTGCCTTAGCGCTGGCTGCGATCGTGCCCAACGTGCGATTCGGCCCGCCCGAAGTCTCACCGCGGCCGATCGACAGGCCGCTGATGTCGGTGCGCACCGCCGACCGCCCAGGCAACTGGTCGCAAGCGATCGGCGCCCACCACGAGGGGGGCCGGCCGAACAATTCCCTCTCGCCCGTGGGCCCGTACCTCGCCGACTGGCAGTACAACCGGCTGCGTCCGGTGATTGGCGAAGCGGCGCCCTCGCCGACCGTTTCGCCGCTCACAGCTCCGCTCGTGCTGAGCGACGCCGACCTGATGCACGGCGGCGAAGTGGCGATCGACGCCCGGCAGCTCGAGCTCGCCTCGCTGCGTGGGCCGCGACCGGTCGCCACTCCCGCCACTGAGGCGAGAGCTGATAGCGAAGCCTCCGGCATTGTCGTGCTCGTCCCGTCCCAGCCACGTTGGAGCGCCCCGCTGGCCGAGGGCCGCTCGGTCGACCGCTGGAGTCTGTTCGGATGGGACGGCGTCGCAGGCGCCCGCGCGGTTGGCAAGGCCTACGCCGCGTTGCAATCGCGGGTGGTTGAATCAACGCTGCCACAGAAGGCGTTTGTTCGGATGGTCCGCACCGTGGCGCCGACCGCAGGGGACGATGAAGCAGGATCGCGATCCGACGAGTCGCCTGAGGTGGCCGCCGATCCCGCCACCCAACCGGGCCTCGCCCAAGCGGTCGCGGCCCCCTCTCGCGCCGCCTCGCCCACGGCGATCCTCTCGCCGGTCGGCCCGACTTTCACGCTGCGTATCGGATCGGGCGAACGGCTGGCGATGCGTTCCTCGCCGCGGCGGGACAAGCCGGCGCTGGTCGAGCCCGATCGCGCAGCTGCGATGGGTCGCGCCGCCGCGATGGCTCATGCCGACTCGATGAGCCGGACGGCAGCCGGCCGGTCCGCGATGGGAGCGTCTGCCGAGCTCGGCGAGACGCCCACGCCTTGGGCCGACATCACGCCACTCGATCGCGCTCCGCGTGCTCAGCGTAAGCCGGCCGACGCGGCTGATCTGGGGGGCGTGTTCCCCCACCCGGCCGCCTTGGTCGAGCAGATCGAACGGGTCCGCCATGGGGCCACGGCGACGTGGGCCGCGGAGACCCTCGATCGCACCCAAGCCGTTACCCGAGTGAGTGGCGACACGCCCGGCGTTGAGGCGGAGCAAGCACTCGCCCAGCTGGCTGCCTCGGCCGCCGAGGCCGCGCGGATTGCCGAGCGGCTCGATGGATCGGTCGCCACTGAGCTGCGTCGCTTGCGGTACGCGATCGACCGCCGGGTCGACGCCTGGCGTCTGTCGCTCGCGTTGCGTCAGAACGGCAAGGCGTTGCTCGCCAACGATCCCGCCGAGGTCGAGCGGCGGCTCCGCGACCGGCTCGCCCGGCTGGAAAGCGGCGCGCTCGCCCGCCAGGGGGGCGACGCCTGGCGCAGCTACCTGATGACCGAGGAGCTTGACCGGCGTCTCGGACGCACGCCCCACGGCCCGCTCGCCAAGGACACGCTCGACGAGCGGCGCCGGCTCGCCCAGCAGGTGCTCGGCCGCATGCAAGCCGACCAGCTGAGCGCCGATCAGAAGCGTTTCCTCACCTCGGCTCCGCTGGCCGCGCTCGGCGATGACCTGCGTGCGTTGGCCGCCCCCGCGTCGGTCGACGTGGCCGGCCTCGCCCGGCGTGTCGAGGCGTACGAGCTGGCGCCGAGTGCTTCGGCCGGCGAAGCGTTGGCTCGCGACATCGTGCGGCTCGCCAGGTTGAGCGATCCCGACGCCAAGAGCCTGTCGGAGGAGCTCGACCGGCAGTACCGCAACGGGAACCTGCGGGTGGCGATCTCCGACGAGTTGATCGAGCGGTTCCTGCCCGCCCCCGAGGTCAAAACGCGGGGCGTCCACACCCGGGTGGCGGGGACCCCGGTGCGCGGCGTCGCAACGACCCGCACCAACCTTTCGCTCGAACTCGTGCCGAACTCCACAAGCTGGCGTTTGCTGCTCGGGGCCGAAGGCCGGGTTGACTCGAAGACGCGCTCGACCGGCGGCCCGGCTTCGGTGTTCACGCAGAGCGTCACCCGCTACCACGCCCAGAAGACCTGGGCGGTGGGGCCCACGGGCGTGTCGAGCGAGGCGGCTGTGGCCACGGCTTCGAACCAGACGCGCTTGGTAGGTCTCAAGACCCGATTGGACGGGGCTCCGCTGTTGGGCGATTTCGTCCGCTCCCGCGCCCGCCAAGGATTCCGCGATCGTCGCGGCGTCGCCAGCAACCAGACCGAGGCCCGGGTGCGACGCGAAGCGGCCCAACAGCTCGATGAGCGCGGCGCCGAGGCGGTCGAGAAACTCCTCGATCACTACCGATCGCAAACCGAGGCTCGCGCCGAAGCGCTCGGCATGCGGGTCGAACCGGTCGAGATGCGCACGACCGAGCGGCGACTGATCGCACGGCTGCGGGTGGCGGGGGCGGAGCAGTTGGCCGCCCACACGCCGCGGATGCGAGCCCCCGGCGACAGCCTTGCGAGTGTGCAGATCCACGAGTCGCTGCTGAACAACGCCCTGCGTGGGGTGATCGTCCCGGGCGAAGAGATCGCGGTCGCGGACCTCCGCGTGCGACTCGCCGAACGATTCGCCTCGCCCGTGGCCGACGCCGACGAGGACGCGGCTCGCGCCGTGATCCGCTTTGCCGACACCGACCCGCTCAGCGTTCGGTTCCGCGACGGCCGCGTGGGGCTCACCCTGGCCGTGGCCGAGTTCCGCCTGCGGGGCGACAGCTACCGCAACTTCAAGGTCCACACGTCCTTCACCCCGCAGCTCGCGGGCATGGAGGCGCGGTTGGTCCGCGACGGAACGCCGCAAATCGAAGGCAAGCTGCGGACCGGAAAGCGGCTCCGGCTGCACGCGGCGTTCGGCAAGGCTCTCGGCGGCGACCGCTCGATGCCGCTCTACCGCCTGACCCCGGACACCGAGCGCAAGCTCGAGGGGCTGATGGCCACGCAGTTGGTGGTCGAGGACGGCTGGATCGGCTACGCCATCGGGCCCGCAACGGCGAGCCGGCTTGCTAGCTGCGGGGGCTATGTGCGATAGACTCGAACACTCGGTTGTGCGACGTTGGAGACCCGCTCGGCCGGCGTCTGATCGACGCCCCGCTAGCATCCCCCCGCCACGGCGCAACGGCCGCTCGGCGCCAGATACAACGGTAGAAAGACACCCGTGAAGCGACTGCTCAATTGGTTAGCGGGCAAAGGAACCGCGCTGGTTGCACTCGTGATGCGCGGCACCTGCCGCTACGAATTGCACGACGACCCACGCCCCGCACTCAAGGCGGCCGGACGCCCCTACGTGTTCGCCATCCTCCACGCCACCCAAGTGGCGGCCGGCGTGGGCAGCGAACGCGGCACGGGGGCGATGGTCTCGCGCTCGGTGGACGGCGACCTGATCGCCTCGGCGCTCAAGTCGCTCGGCGTGGTGGTGTTCCGCGGATCGAGCCGCAAGAACGGCGTCGAGAAGGGGGGCAAGCAGGCCTTGCACCAGATGGCCGACCACGTGCGCAGCGGCATGCCCGCGATCATCGCCGTCGACGGCCCCCGTGGACCCCGCGGCAAAGTCAAGAAGGGCATCGCTTGGCTCGCCAAAGAGACCGACGCGGTGGTGCTGACCGTCGTCGCCGTGCCGAGCCGACGCTGGGTGTTTGGCAAAACGTGGGACCGCTTCCAATGCCCGCAGCCGTGGTCGCGTGTCGACGGCTACTTCGGAGCGCCGCTCGAGGCGGCGCCCGGCGAGAGCGTCGAGGCGTTCCGCATGCGGATCGAGGCCACGCTCAACGAACTCGAACACCGCTGCGACCCGCAGCAAGCCATGGCGGCTTGAACAGCCGATAAGGCTCCGGCAAATTGCAAATTTGCAATCGTGCGATCACTCGGCGCCGCTCGGCTGTGTGGGGTCGCTCTATTCCTTAGGCCCCACGAGACGCATCGGCCATGGAAACGATCTCCACCAAGTACGCCCGCTGCGACTTCACCGCCGAGCGCGACGACGCCGGCGTGCCGCACGTGCGCGCGGGCAACTGGCTCGAGGCGGTCTACGCTTTGGGCTACTTGCACGCGGTCGACCGGCCGACGCAAATGGCGTTCGCCCGCGCCGTGGCGATGGGCAAGGCGTCGGAGCAGATCGCCGACAAGCCGGCGCTGCTCGAGATGGACAGCTTCTTGCGCCGCTCGGGCATCCACCTGCGACTCGACGAGGAGATCGCCGCGCTCGAGCCACGCATCCGCGATCAGCTCGAGTGGTACTGCCGCGGCGTGAACGACGGCTTCGAGGGGGTCGGCCGCACGCTGCCGATGCTCGCCACCGGCTTCCGCCCCGAGCCGTGGGACCCCGCCTCGGTGCTCGCGATGGGCAACCTGCTCTCTTTCGCAGGCCTTGCCGTCGGCGAGCAAGAGGCCGAACGCGTTATGATGGAGCTCATCCAACTCGGCATCGAGG harbors:
- a CDS encoding DUF1598 domain-containing protein → MTNLFRVVACTAALALVSASADLALAQFGGGGGQGGGGGGGLGGGGGGAGGGITGSGVVVDADGVVHRTTVSDTDGSLARRRAAEAMSRLEGDLAKPSKLRKVSLPRLERALKERLAAGQQPDDTMESLAGLTRIDYVLCYPPTSQADAGDIVLAGPAEPWGEAPNGKKLGVETGAPVIELQDLATALRAFPAGSSDAPLIYCSIDPTAEGLSRMQQFLAEYGRSATPGDTQFIVEQLRERLGLQIVTVGGVPAETHFAQVLVEADYRMKLIGIGLEKPPVRLKSYVARANPAAVSQNALQRWFFVPDYERLRVSQDGLAMEIVGDGVKLVGEDEVVTRDGARRGAGHSNRASVQFTKTFTKQYNNLAERAPVYAQLRNCIDLAVAAAFMQKHDFYNKADWQVSALNDESAYSVEKYNAPQQVATAVNSIWKGHTLMTPIGGGVVIKPADALEQVNLRIDEEGATADAHAAVVPSSVEADKWWWD
- a CDS encoding DUF11 domain-containing protein yields the protein MFARHATLRRVIAAALLLAVGGCAQWRLPRIDPSGERIFLPQQASAPAAPQVNPNLPLLGNVDAAPVLSAPTPLAASPSGLNTGLGCIDNCPVANWLNDEIHSGCDWLHGDSPTVSPPGMPVTAARPVRERLVMTPQRVLAPVGSEVILKAGVCGKDQYLYTNRRIEWMLGREGVGQLVTIGERGEMDFMRLPWQRPDKVDNFFAVGYTSPFHTCINRGTADTTDDVQVRPGDAWITVSSASEGTSFVTAYAPESADWETRRDTAVIYWIDAQWQMPPSANVQLGQPHTLTTVITRQSDGAPVEGYLVRYEVTDGSRAALGYDAGQTSEVRTDSQGRASVEVTPTDDGAGSSQVTITVVRPARSGEMASPRLEVGQGQATITWSPTGSPGATAPPATFPPSLPPTQPPTTNPPGGGTRPPDPFEPPTPPAAGRPELDVRIERKSLAPVRVNEKVAFVVTVVNNGDAPARDIVLYDRFDRGLQHDQDPTGRKEIKYLGMPDIGAGESDQVTLEFGVTAVGQQCHAVTVEAVGAEDGFARACIQVEPPAAPPQAELTIPVDGELQRDVGQEYNFRARVVNNSQVAAVNVEVEMQLDPTLEPLEAEVGYTRTGGGFRWVIPRLEPNQSKPFGLRCRCIAPSDSSGVKVYVRAANSPEYAEASTVEILPRTSIDPAPPAPGPTAPPTGLGAVLYSPTNPTQVSSRGSLNVAVTNHSATPMTNVEFRLVFPQQIRPQLTAQQTQLPFRTVGNTLEFQPITELRAGETVRVIVPFDPVAQGNAQVIIEARSNESPAGVSVSETISILSR
- a CDS encoding lysophospholipid acyltransferase family protein, with the translated sequence MKRLLNWLAGKGTALVALVMRGTCRYELHDDPRPALKAAGRPYVFAILHATQVAAGVGSERGTGAMVSRSVDGDLIASALKSLGVVVFRGSSRKNGVEKGGKQALHQMADHVRSGMPAIIAVDGPRGPRGKVKKGIAWLAKETDAVVLTVVAVPSRRWVFGKTWDRFQCPQPWSRVDGYFGAPLEAAPGESVEAFRMRIEATLNELEHRCDPQQAMAA
- the crcB gene encoding fluoride efflux transporter CrcB; this encodes MYARIAAIALGGAFGALGRYGVGLACLRAFGDRFPYGTLAVNAIGCLVIGMLMHAGLVAAARLPTAAHAGLTVGLLGALTTFSTFGYETVRLLEQNQPLMALANVAANLLLGCAAVWVGLSLGRMVA